The proteins below come from a single Thermofilaceae archaeon genomic window:
- a CDS encoding PIN domain-containing protein: MLGESSVYPDGVLDVSVVVVACFDNPLRTHAVRFLSEVLTQRRRAVLPVSAVIGAYHIATRYLRVERLAVKRLLEKLLETRSPAFYPQITPQLAIDALEYAAYYNVEAWDGYLVSLARSLGTSTIYSLDKELARIREVTVVNPFPEEAVRKYHEFVRNLLR, translated from the coding sequence ATGCTCGGAGAAAGCTCGGTCTATCCTGACGGCGTTCTAGACGTGAGCGTGGTCGTCGTAGCGTGCTTCGACAACCCCCTCAGAACGCACGCGGTTCGCTTTCTGAGCGAGGTTCTGACTCAGAGGAGGAGGGCGGTGCTACCTGTCTCCGCCGTCATTGGCGCCTACCACATAGCCACAAGGTACCTACGGGTTGAGCGGCTAGCCGTCAAGCGGCTCCTCGAAAAGCTGCTGGAGACACGGTCGCCGGCCTTCTACCCCCAGATCACCCCCCAGTTGGCCATCGATGCTCTCGAGTACGCAGCTTACTACAACGTTGAGGCCTGGGACGGATACCTAGTATCCCTTGCGAGGAGCCTCGGAACCTCAACCATCTACTCGCTGGACAAGGAGCTCGCGAGGATCAGGGAAGTGACCGTCGTGAACCCCTTCCCCGAGGAAGCCGTAAGAAAGTACCACGAGTTCGTGAGGAATCTCCTCCGGTAA
- a CDS encoding AbrB/MazE/SpoVT family DNA-binding domain-containing protein has translation MEGRARMDRQGRIVLPAHIRKALGLREGGELLVRLDGRRIILELIPGDLEASVEEWVKLALNLKLEAHPEGFEEGWKWVSAEYARRKLGLS, from the coding sequence GTGGAAGGAAGAGCGAGGATGGATCGGCAGGGTAGGATCGTTCTCCCCGCGCACATTCGGAAGGCTCTGGGGCTGCGGGAGGGGGGAGAACTCCTGGTCAGGCTGGACGGCAGGAGGATCATCCTCGAGCTTATCCCCGGGGATCTGGAGGCATCGGTTGAGGAGTGGGTTAAGCTTGCGCTGAACCTTAAGCTGGAAGCCCACCCCGAGGGGTTCGAGGAGGGCTGGAAGTGGGTGAGCGCCGAGTATGCTCGGAGAAAGCTCGGTCTATCCTGA